Genomic segment of Notolabrus celidotus isolate fNotCel1 chromosome 1, fNotCel1.pri, whole genome shotgun sequence:
TCAAGAACATTACACCTCCAATATAATTACACATCCCAATAAGAAACCTAATAATCATATTTAAATGTCTCACTcccatcctgcagcagcagcaaaccGCCTCCCGCTGAAGAGGTGGTCCTTCTCCCCCCTCAGCCTGATAAGCTGGGCCACATCATCGTCAGTCCCTGAACACAATAATATaaattgaaaatacattttgctcCGGTATTATCGTGAAACAACAGTGCAATGTACTGATAACGCTAGTTAGCAATGCTACCAATGGTGGCTAACAGATAGCTTAAGGCTAATGTTGGCTAGCTGGGTTTTTACCGTAGAGGCGTAATTATAGTACCTGTGATATACAAGTTATAACGTGTCTAATAATCCTGAGAAGCAGACATCCAAAGTGAAACACTCgtccaacattttaaaagtacttacATTTGTAAGTCAGCTCCCGCCGTCCGCCTTCGCGTTCCTGTCTGTCAGCCATTTCTTCTGTTTGAACCGCAATGCATGATGGGATATATTGCTCGTATAGTGAACATCGCTCATACACTActtttcaaaatgcattgtgggatacaTTGAGTGGACTATATAGTGTATAACCATGCTCACTCAGTATTCGGACAGCACTACAAAATGGCGTATCCACTATATAGTGCACTATATGGGGGATAGGGAGTGATTTCGGacacagccatagactgtaaaaaatatggacgtagtatccgtgacgtcacccatctgttcctgagagctgttttgaagcaaatcgacggcagcagccatattggtaatgcggaactcaactaggcagagtgtgacgtagtgtgagtctcttagccaatggctgtgtgttcccgaccgggagtcacgtcagtcatgtccttatttgggcaaaactcataatcttaatatcttcttaaccgtcatgttagaaaaaaattaaccccccatacagtgtgtgccattagagagattagcgttgtagggccaagccgttttttgaaccaggctgtaaacatgtttattaatgctgcaaagatcgtctttttcccattcatatctatgtggtttccggtgtttctgcagccagcctcaagcggattttcgatgtattgcagtttatatcacttccgcattggcttcatcgtttgagaccggagtttgccgcttgaggcagaatggatttttttcattttcggggggtttgtagacatgccagggaaacacatttcaggtacagaaccattaaaaagtcgattttgcatgatatgtcacctttaacacctaTGACTCTCTGATATGTATTGAGAAGTTTTTAATTGTATTGCATACTATTGTCTAAATGATGTGTTTCTTCATTGAAAGGCTGATCGAGGAACTGCAGCGTCGGCACATGGTGGTGATTGGTGTCCCTCCAACCCTGTCTAATGCCAACATCACGACCAGCACACCGTCAGCGCAACCAGAGACTGGAGAGAGCGAGCAGTCCGACAGTGCCTCTGTCAGCAGTGGCGAGACCTTTCAATGGTGAGAGTCCCAGTTTGACCCCTTTAatgaagatgtttgtttttgattgtgAGTCAAATGGATCTCAAATATACACTATTATAACATGACACGTTTCCCACATTGCACTAACCCAGATGTGCAGTGGAAGAACCAGGCCAGGAAACTCATGGCAGAGAAGGGTCTCCATCAGAAGCACTCTCTGGACTATCCATTGCTGAAGGACTTTGGAACATACCTGAAGAGAGACCTGAGCAACGAGAATTTTAAACCTAAATATAACATGCTGTTTTATTCCAAACTATATATCACAGCAAAAAACATGATTTAGCCAAATACTCGTGATCAGAAGGTAACCTTACatactttctttcctttaagGTCGAAAACGTTGCACGTTTCCTCTTCTACATGGACCCACGTCAACCATCCCTGGAGTTTGTCCGTGGCCGGGAAAAGATCCAGCAGTACCTCCGTGAGCTCTCTGATGCCAAACTCACCAAGCAGACCCAGCAGAATTACATCAAGAGCTTGAAAAGGTTGGTAccatttggtgttttttttcttcatataatGTCAACACTTTTGTGGAAGATAAATAATTGTAAATACTTGTACTCCCTTTGACAGATTCCTGGTGTACCACACCGTCAACACCAACCTGAGGCACGAGGATGAGACACTCTAtggcaggggcgtcaaactcatttcagttcaggggccacatacagcccaagttgatctaaagtgggccggaccagtaaaatcacaacataatgaCCTATAAGTAACAACAACTcttaatgtttccctttgttttagtgcaaaaaagtagaagtaaattctgaaaatgttcacatttaatgaactatctttctacaaaaacagctgttgtatttattgCCATGATAAGTCTCATAGTGaggccaaatattttactcttaaagccctgaaacctgctgcgaacacaccaaacacacaggttacccattcacctgacacagagtgtaatgtttactgcaaaagaacagagagattataataatgaagaaggtaaagatgactattatggaccccccgCAGCACAATGATTTTATGCAAACCCcggaggacaaatttgaaatagtaattagtgttattaaaaaatggcagttaatgtcttctctgtagttttttcactttgcaaagtcattccgtgggccggattggaacctctggcgggccggttttggcccgtgggccgcatgtttgaGACCCCTGCTCTATGGGGACTGCAAGCACTTCATAGACTTCATTTGGTCTCTGCAGAAATGCCTCTCCATGCAAGTGAGCAAAGAAATCACCAAAAGGAGGTAAGTTTCATTGTTTGCATCCAGTTCACTACATATATGTGAGCACTGTGTCAAATCCTGTTATGATTTGTTAATACATCTGATCTTTATTCTCACAGGCATGACATGTTGACTGACAACCAACAGCTGACACCACACGACTGCTTGGCTGTGCTGAGAGCTGGCAAAAAGGACTTCTTGGAAGTCATCACCAAGTTGACTGAGGACAAGGGTACAACCCTGGAATTACCTGATTTCAGCCTTGTGGTGTACTATCTCCAGGCAGTGGTCATCCTGAAACACCTCCAACGACCAGTCGTGGTTGAGCACATGACTGTTAGTATTATTGTGCTCTTTTTGTGTTCGTTGTTAACAAGTGTCACCTTATACCATTACCCATACTAATCAATGTGACATCCTTGTTGTGTGCAGGTCCAGGAGTGGATTGTGAGAAAGACCGACAAGAAGGGCAACGCCATGGTTGGAGTGAATGAGCCCAAGACCGAAGCACGACAAGTGGCCACGTTTGCCCtgtcacaggaggaggagtttgtaAGTTCATCACATTTCCTATGAGAATCTGTCAGAGCCTGTCCAAAAGCAGAAGTTAATCTTTATTCCTATTGTTCCTCTGCCAACAGTGGTTTGACATGTACTACACACGGGTGCAGCCAAGACTCCTGAACTCCAAGAAGCGCAAGAGGTACGAGACcgaagaagaagagtgtttcTTCATCTCCACCAAGGGGAGGCCAATCTACAGTGCCTCCAATGACCTGAACCGGCTGCACATAAAGTAAGCTAACCATCATGATTAATTTCCCCTCCAACCTGtacttgtatttatagctgtcTCAGAGATGTGTTAATAAATGTCATATTAATATACTGTTTCCACTTGCATTTCAGATACAACCTTCAGCCAGTGACCAGCCAGTTGGCACGCAGAATCTTTGAGGCGGCCACCAAGACTTTGACGGAGACAGAAAAGTCTCTGATGGCCGACTACCTCACGCATTCCACTGCAACAGAGGAAAAACGTTACCGCATGAAGCAGACGGGTGCTATTGTGAGGGCCAGTCAGCTGCTGGCTACCCTTGCTGGTGATTCAGGGTAagcatgttttatatttgtcaACACCACTAATACAATCAACAGTTTGTAAATGTAATCACACCCACAATAGTTTATATGTAGGCACACTGAACACTTATACTCTTCTTCCCATgataatcttttatttttatgtagtgCTGAGTCTCCAGAAGAGGGTTCCAGTAGGGGTGTCCATGCATCTGCCCGAGATGCTGCCAGCACGTCTGTCCGTGGGACAAACGTGAAGATGGACTTCCAATCAGCCTATGACAAACTGTTGGCCACTCACCCGGTGAGTCTGGAAGGGGGCGTGCCTAACAGGACTGCGCGCAAGGAGGTATCGGTAACCTTTCAGTGGCAGATGTACGAGCGTTGGCTGAAGGCACAGATGAGACTGCGCATGCAGCATGTTCTTGGTGAGAATTTCTTTTTCAATAttcttttacatgttttttctcTATGTACATGATTCGCAGTTGTCAATCATATTCTTCTTGACTAACACCAACTTATCTTCTCCTCAGTGTACTTCTGCCGACGTCGTCCAACTGAGAATAGAGTCAGGGCCTGGATAGCAAAGCAGGGTTGGAAGAGCAACCTCCCCATTGCTGCCAACATCATCAGGGAGTGGAAGCCCTCAGGATATGAAGACATGGTCATGGACTCTAAACAGATCCAGAAACTGACCAGTTCACAGA
This window contains:
- the LOC117821512 gene encoding uncharacterized protein LOC117821512, which codes for MDPRQPSLEFVRGREKIQQYLRELSDAKLTKQTQQNYIKSLKRFLVYHTVNTNLRHEDETLYGDCKHFIDFIWSLQKCLSMQVSKEITKRRHDMLTDNQQLTPHDCLAVLRAGKKDFLEVITKLTEDKGTTLELPDFSLVVYYLQAVVILKHLQRPVVVEHMTVQEWIVRKTDKKGNAMVGVNEPKTEARQVATFALSQEEEFWFDMYYTRVQPRLLNSKKRKRYETEEEECFFISTKGRPIYSASNDLNRLHIKYNLQPVTSQLARRIFEAATKTLTETEKSLMADYLTHSTATEEKRYRMKQTGAIVRASQLLATLAGDSGAESPEEGSSRGVHASARDAASTSVRGTNVKMDFQSAYDKLLATHPVSLEGGVPNRTARKEVSVTFQWQMYERWLKAQMRLRMQHVLVYFCRRRPTENRVRAWIAKQGWKSNLPIAANIIREWKPSGYEDMVMDSKQIQKLTSSQKWRGLLVSDIEGKGKGVIVTRIFQTGEVVCDYHGRVITAKEGEDIDMNTSEEGTGYMFFYRNTKGQPMCIDAHSALCECHPERETVGRFINHSKAAANLRPRLYTVVTDGEEKDVILFLATRDIEVNEELLFDYGADRKSFRSEGLNSPKFVRPWLS
- the LOC117822059 gene encoding uncharacterized protein LOC117822059 isoform X2, coding for MADRQEREGGRRELTYKWTDDDVAQLIRLRGEKDHLFSGRRFAAAAGWEIVLKEMRLADRVGPARAAKKWENLKKTYKS